A stretch of Cheilinus undulatus linkage group 20, ASM1832078v1, whole genome shotgun sequence DNA encodes these proteins:
- the LOC121528889 gene encoding NACHT, LRR and PYD domains-containing protein 3-like isoform X1, giving the protein MLVDETNSEQKSVKTESLYSVQATLQHFHPTYSAQSGGNVVAPYIIGPTYGNINININSSRRESIVLLKEELNQDAASQPKNDRITECQKRLKTTLKKKFSHLLDGMGASAKKTHLHKIYTELYITEGGSGGVNQEHEVRQIETMSRMDVTKEKTIHCSHLFVPQGGQELSIRTVITRGVAGIGKTVSTNKFTLDWAEEKENTALDFVFPLSFRELNLLRKKTFSMEELVSVLFPETKDTGIVTYGKNRMLFILDGLDESRLSLDFNKTDILADVTQPSKISVLLTNLIRGRLLPSALVWITSRPVASSQIPLECIDLVTEVRGFNNPQKEEYFRRKICEESLADRVIKHVKSCRSLHIMCHIPVFCWMAANVLEKKLATADSKDTPKTLTQMYIQFLSLYVDNMKNRLPGEKESQTNSVRANLISLGKLAFKELEKGQLIFYESDLLINGIKVKEASMFSGIYTQIFNEELTLCQEKMFCFVHLSVQEFFAALYVFLTFHNDNVNVLIKKSSATRRFLSRDSSELILYKEAVEKALRCENGHFDIFLRFLLGLSLESNQTLLKQLMTSNRTNQRTKNEILKHIKERIRTSTAPDRCLNLFHCLNELNDHSLVEEIQSFLHSGSLNKAKLSPAQWATLVFVLLTSEEELSVFDLSNYTRTEEGLLRLLPVIKTAQTANLNACNLTAKCCKSLGDAIRFSNLRELNLSDNKLTDEGMIQLHIGLKNSKLEILRLRSCSLTEPSSDPLASVISSATCQLKVLDLSDNDFMDEGVKKLCGGLESSHCKLETLILSLCRVTEEGCIFLASALNSSGLQELDLSYNHPGNSGLSLLCALEEDPQCSLKRLSVEGCGESRNQPGPKKYTKNLTLDPHTAHRHLLLEEENKKATYHWDIQPYPDHPERFDSWTQVLCKEGLTGRCYWETEWCGRAFIGVAYRRMCRKGDGLNSWLGKNDSSWGLYFTKDGYKDWHNNSGTHVNIPPNYTKVGVYLDWSAGTLSFYKISCGSSYLLHTFRTTFTEPVYPGFWFGWVDSVVYLC; this is encoded by the exons ATGCTGGTTGATGAGACAAACTCGgagcaaaaaagtgttaaaacag AGTCACTTTACTCTGTTCAGGCTACTCTTCAGCACTTCCATCCCACTTACTCTGCTCAAAGCGGAGGAAATGTGGTCGCTCCCTACATCATTGGTCCCACTTATGGCAACATAAACATTAACATCAACTCTTCACGTAGAG AATCTATTGTCTTACTCAAAGAAGAATTAAACCAAGATGCTGCTTCACAGCCCAAAA ATGACAGGATCACAGAATGccaaaaaaggctgaaaactACACTAAAAAAGAAGTTCAGTCACTTGCTGGATGGGATGGGAGCATCGGCAAAAAAGACACATCTCCATAAGATCTACACAGAGCTCTACATCACTGAGGGTGGAAGTGGTGGAGTCAATCAGGAGCATGAGGTGAGACAGATTGAGACAATGTCAAGGATGGATGTCACCAAGGAGAAAACGATCCACTGCAGTCACCTCTTTGTTCCCCAAGGGGGACAAGAGCTCTCCATAAGAACTGTAATCACAAGGGGAGTCGCTGGCATTGGAAAGACAGTATCCACCAACAAATTCACTTTGGACTGGGCTGAGGAGAAAGAAAACACCGCCCTAGACTTTgtgtttcctctctctttccgAGAGCTGAATCTTCTGAGGAAGAAAACCTTCAGCATGGAGGAACTTGTCAGTGTCCTTTTCCCAGAAACAAAAGACACAGGAATTGTAACGTATGGTAAAAACAGAATGCTCTTCATCCTGGATGGCTTAGATGAGAGCCGACTGTCTTTGGATTTCAACAAGACCGACATATTGGCTGACGTGACACAGCCAAGCAAGATTTCTGTACTTCTGACCAACCTCATCAGGGGACGACTTCTTCCTTCTGCTCTAGTCTGGATAACATCTCGGCCGGTTGCTTCTAGCCAGATCCCTCTTGAGTGTATTGATCTGGTGACCGAGGTGCGGGGATTCAACAATCCCCAGAAAGAGGAGTACTTTAGAAGGAAAATCTGTGAGGAGAGCTTGGCAGACAGAGTCATCAAACATGTCAAATCCTGCAGGAGTCTTCATATCATGTGCCACATTCCAGTCTTCTGCTGGATGGCGGCAAATGTCCTTGAGAAGAAGTTGGCAACAGCTGACAGTAAAGACACGCCAAAGACTCTGACTCAAATGTACATACAGTTCTTGTCTTTGTATGTGGACAACATGAAAAACAGGCTCCCTGGAGAAAAAGAATCACAAACCAACAGTGTGAGAGCTAACCTCATCTCACTGGGTAAGCTTGCCTTCAAAGAGCTCGAGAAGGGCCAGTTGATCTTCTACGAGAGCGACCTCCTCATCAATGGTATCAAAGTCAAAGAGGCATCCATGTTTTCTGGGATCTACACCCAGATCTTCAACGAAGAACTGACACTCTGCCAGGAGAAGATGTTTTGCTTCGTGCACCTGAGCGTCCAGGAgttctttgctgctttgtacGTCTTCCTCACATTCCACAATGACAACGTCAACGTGCTGATAAAGAAGTCGTCTGCAACTCGGCGATTTCTATCAAGAGACTCATCAGAGCTCATCCTCTACAAGGAGGCAGTAGAAAAGGCTTTACGATGCGAGAATGGACACTTTGACATCTTTCTGCGCTTCCTTTTGGGCTTGTCTCTGGAATCAAATCAGACTCTACTGAAACAGCTCATGACCAGCAACAGAACCAACCAAAGGACAAAAAACGAGATCCTCAAACACATAAAAGAGAGGATTAGGACAAGTACCGCTCCTGATAGATGCCTCAACCTCTTTCACTGCCTGAATGAGCTGAATGACCACTCGCTTGTTGAGGAGATTCAAAGCTTCCTCCACTCTGGAAGTCTCAACAAAGCCAAACTTTCACCTGCACAGTGGGCCACTCTGGTGTTTGTGTTACTGACGTCAGAAGAAGAGCTGAGTGTCTTTGACCTAAGCAATTACACCAGGACAGAAGAGGGTCTTCTGAGGCTGCTGCCTGTCATCAAAACAGCACAAACAGCAAA TCTGAATGCATGTAATCTCACTGCAAAGTGCTGCAAAAGTCTGGGGGATGCCATCAGGTTTTCTAACCTCAGAGAGCTGAACCTGAGTGACAACAAGCTGACAGATGAAGGAATGATACAGCTCCATATTGGACTCAAGAACAGCAAACTGGAAATTCTCAG ACTGAGGAGCTGCAGCCTCACCGAGCCCAGTTCGGATCCCCTGGCCTCTGTTATCAGCTCAGCTACCTGCCAGCTCAAAGTACTGGATCTGTCTGACAATGACTTTATGGATGAAGGAGTCAAAAAGCTCTGTGGTGGACTGGAAAGTTCTCACTGTAAACTGGAAACACTCAT TTTGTCCTTGTGCAGAGTGACAGAAGAAGGCTGTATATTCCTAGCATCTGCGTTGAACTCCTCTGGACTGCaagagctggacctgagctaCAACCACCCAGGAAATTCAGGGTTGAGCTTACTGTGTGCTCTGGAGGAAGACCCACAATGCAGCCTGAAGAGACTTAG tGTGGAAGGGTGTGGTGAATCAAGGAACCAGCCAGGTCCAAAGAAAT ATACCAAAAATCTCACCTTGGACCCACACACAGCACACAGACACCTTCTGTTGGAGGAGGAGAACAAGAAAGCAACATACCACTGGGACATTCAGCCATATCCTGATCACCCTGAACGGTTTGACTCCTGGACACAGGTGCTGTGCAAAGAGGGACTGACTGGGCGCTGTTACTGGGAGACTGAATGGTGTGGGAGGGCTTTCATTGGAGTGGCCTACAGGAGGATGTGCAGGAAAGGAGACGGTTTGAACAGCTGGCTGGGCAAAAATGATAGTTCCTGGGGACTATATTTCACCAAAGATGGGTACAAGGACTGGCACAACAACTCAGGCACTCATGTGAATATCCCTCCCAACTACACTAAGGTGGGGGTCTACCTGGACTGGTCTGCAGGGACACTGTCCTTTTACAAGATCAGCTGTGGATCATCATACCTCCTCCACACCTTTCGCACCACCTTCACTGAGCCCGTCTACCCCGGGTTTTGGTTCGGATGGGTGGACTCAGTTGTGTACTTGTGCTAA
- the LOC121528889 gene encoding NACHT, LRR and PYD domains-containing protein 3-like isoform X2, producing the protein MRQTRSKKVLKQATLQHFHPTYSAQSGGNVVAPYIIGPTYGNINININSSRRESIVLLKEELNQDAASQPKNDRITECQKRLKTTLKKKFSHLLDGMGASAKKTHLHKIYTELYITEGGSGGVNQEHEVRQIETMSRMDVTKEKTIHCSHLFVPQGGQELSIRTVITRGVAGIGKTVSTNKFTLDWAEEKENTALDFVFPLSFRELNLLRKKTFSMEELVSVLFPETKDTGIVTYGKNRMLFILDGLDESRLSLDFNKTDILADVTQPSKISVLLTNLIRGRLLPSALVWITSRPVASSQIPLECIDLVTEVRGFNNPQKEEYFRRKICEESLADRVIKHVKSCRSLHIMCHIPVFCWMAANVLEKKLATADSKDTPKTLTQMYIQFLSLYVDNMKNRLPGEKESQTNSVRANLISLGKLAFKELEKGQLIFYESDLLINGIKVKEASMFSGIYTQIFNEELTLCQEKMFCFVHLSVQEFFAALYVFLTFHNDNVNVLIKKSSATRRFLSRDSSELILYKEAVEKALRCENGHFDIFLRFLLGLSLESNQTLLKQLMTSNRTNQRTKNEILKHIKERIRTSTAPDRCLNLFHCLNELNDHSLVEEIQSFLHSGSLNKAKLSPAQWATLVFVLLTSEEELSVFDLSNYTRTEEGLLRLLPVIKTAQTANLNACNLTAKCCKSLGDAIRFSNLRELNLSDNKLTDEGMIQLHIGLKNSKLEILRLRSCSLTEPSSDPLASVISSATCQLKVLDLSDNDFMDEGVKKLCGGLESSHCKLETLILSLCRVTEEGCIFLASALNSSGLQELDLSYNHPGNSGLSLLCALEEDPQCSLKRLSVEGCGESRNQPGPKKYTKNLTLDPHTAHRHLLLEEENKKATYHWDIQPYPDHPERFDSWTQVLCKEGLTGRCYWETEWCGRAFIGVAYRRMCRKGDGLNSWLGKNDSSWGLYFTKDGYKDWHNNSGTHVNIPPNYTKVGVYLDWSAGTLSFYKISCGSSYLLHTFRTTFTEPVYPGFWFGWVDSVVYLC; encoded by the exons ATGAGACAAACTCGgagcaaaaaagtgttaaaacag GCTACTCTTCAGCACTTCCATCCCACTTACTCTGCTCAAAGCGGAGGAAATGTGGTCGCTCCCTACATCATTGGTCCCACTTATGGCAACATAAACATTAACATCAACTCTTCACGTAGAG AATCTATTGTCTTACTCAAAGAAGAATTAAACCAAGATGCTGCTTCACAGCCCAAAA ATGACAGGATCACAGAATGccaaaaaaggctgaaaactACACTAAAAAAGAAGTTCAGTCACTTGCTGGATGGGATGGGAGCATCGGCAAAAAAGACACATCTCCATAAGATCTACACAGAGCTCTACATCACTGAGGGTGGAAGTGGTGGAGTCAATCAGGAGCATGAGGTGAGACAGATTGAGACAATGTCAAGGATGGATGTCACCAAGGAGAAAACGATCCACTGCAGTCACCTCTTTGTTCCCCAAGGGGGACAAGAGCTCTCCATAAGAACTGTAATCACAAGGGGAGTCGCTGGCATTGGAAAGACAGTATCCACCAACAAATTCACTTTGGACTGGGCTGAGGAGAAAGAAAACACCGCCCTAGACTTTgtgtttcctctctctttccgAGAGCTGAATCTTCTGAGGAAGAAAACCTTCAGCATGGAGGAACTTGTCAGTGTCCTTTTCCCAGAAACAAAAGACACAGGAATTGTAACGTATGGTAAAAACAGAATGCTCTTCATCCTGGATGGCTTAGATGAGAGCCGACTGTCTTTGGATTTCAACAAGACCGACATATTGGCTGACGTGACACAGCCAAGCAAGATTTCTGTACTTCTGACCAACCTCATCAGGGGACGACTTCTTCCTTCTGCTCTAGTCTGGATAACATCTCGGCCGGTTGCTTCTAGCCAGATCCCTCTTGAGTGTATTGATCTGGTGACCGAGGTGCGGGGATTCAACAATCCCCAGAAAGAGGAGTACTTTAGAAGGAAAATCTGTGAGGAGAGCTTGGCAGACAGAGTCATCAAACATGTCAAATCCTGCAGGAGTCTTCATATCATGTGCCACATTCCAGTCTTCTGCTGGATGGCGGCAAATGTCCTTGAGAAGAAGTTGGCAACAGCTGACAGTAAAGACACGCCAAAGACTCTGACTCAAATGTACATACAGTTCTTGTCTTTGTATGTGGACAACATGAAAAACAGGCTCCCTGGAGAAAAAGAATCACAAACCAACAGTGTGAGAGCTAACCTCATCTCACTGGGTAAGCTTGCCTTCAAAGAGCTCGAGAAGGGCCAGTTGATCTTCTACGAGAGCGACCTCCTCATCAATGGTATCAAAGTCAAAGAGGCATCCATGTTTTCTGGGATCTACACCCAGATCTTCAACGAAGAACTGACACTCTGCCAGGAGAAGATGTTTTGCTTCGTGCACCTGAGCGTCCAGGAgttctttgctgctttgtacGTCTTCCTCACATTCCACAATGACAACGTCAACGTGCTGATAAAGAAGTCGTCTGCAACTCGGCGATTTCTATCAAGAGACTCATCAGAGCTCATCCTCTACAAGGAGGCAGTAGAAAAGGCTTTACGATGCGAGAATGGACACTTTGACATCTTTCTGCGCTTCCTTTTGGGCTTGTCTCTGGAATCAAATCAGACTCTACTGAAACAGCTCATGACCAGCAACAGAACCAACCAAAGGACAAAAAACGAGATCCTCAAACACATAAAAGAGAGGATTAGGACAAGTACCGCTCCTGATAGATGCCTCAACCTCTTTCACTGCCTGAATGAGCTGAATGACCACTCGCTTGTTGAGGAGATTCAAAGCTTCCTCCACTCTGGAAGTCTCAACAAAGCCAAACTTTCACCTGCACAGTGGGCCACTCTGGTGTTTGTGTTACTGACGTCAGAAGAAGAGCTGAGTGTCTTTGACCTAAGCAATTACACCAGGACAGAAGAGGGTCTTCTGAGGCTGCTGCCTGTCATCAAAACAGCACAAACAGCAAA TCTGAATGCATGTAATCTCACTGCAAAGTGCTGCAAAAGTCTGGGGGATGCCATCAGGTTTTCTAACCTCAGAGAGCTGAACCTGAGTGACAACAAGCTGACAGATGAAGGAATGATACAGCTCCATATTGGACTCAAGAACAGCAAACTGGAAATTCTCAG ACTGAGGAGCTGCAGCCTCACCGAGCCCAGTTCGGATCCCCTGGCCTCTGTTATCAGCTCAGCTACCTGCCAGCTCAAAGTACTGGATCTGTCTGACAATGACTTTATGGATGAAGGAGTCAAAAAGCTCTGTGGTGGACTGGAAAGTTCTCACTGTAAACTGGAAACACTCAT TTTGTCCTTGTGCAGAGTGACAGAAGAAGGCTGTATATTCCTAGCATCTGCGTTGAACTCCTCTGGACTGCaagagctggacctgagctaCAACCACCCAGGAAATTCAGGGTTGAGCTTACTGTGTGCTCTGGAGGAAGACCCACAATGCAGCCTGAAGAGACTTAG tGTGGAAGGGTGTGGTGAATCAAGGAACCAGCCAGGTCCAAAGAAAT ATACCAAAAATCTCACCTTGGACCCACACACAGCACACAGACACCTTCTGTTGGAGGAGGAGAACAAGAAAGCAACATACCACTGGGACATTCAGCCATATCCTGATCACCCTGAACGGTTTGACTCCTGGACACAGGTGCTGTGCAAAGAGGGACTGACTGGGCGCTGTTACTGGGAGACTGAATGGTGTGGGAGGGCTTTCATTGGAGTGGCCTACAGGAGGATGTGCAGGAAAGGAGACGGTTTGAACAGCTGGCTGGGCAAAAATGATAGTTCCTGGGGACTATATTTCACCAAAGATGGGTACAAGGACTGGCACAACAACTCAGGCACTCATGTGAATATCCCTCCCAACTACACTAAGGTGGGGGTCTACCTGGACTGGTCTGCAGGGACACTGTCCTTTTACAAGATCAGCTGTGGATCATCATACCTCCTCCACACCTTTCGCACCACCTTCACTGAGCCCGTCTACCCCGGGTTTTGGTTCGGATGGGTGGACTCAGTTGTGTACTTGTGCTAA